A genomic stretch from Anaerolinea thermophila UNI-1 includes:
- the ilvD gene encoding dihydroxy-acid dehydratase, whose product MRSNRIKTALEFAPHRALLKATGVTDADLHKPFIAVVNSYVDIVPGHVHLQAFGKRIKDAIRAAGGVPFEFNTIAVDDGIAMGHEGMKFSLPSRELIADSIETMLSAHPFDGMVCIPNCDKIVPGMLMAAVRLNLPAIFISGGSMPAGRTPDGEVIDLISVFEGVGAVQAGRMDRRRLKVLEDYACPSCGSCSGMFTANSMNCLMEALGIALPYNGSALANTPEREALAERAARLILDLVEKDLRPRDIITQEALDDAFALDMAMGGSTNTILHALAIAHEAGVDYSLERINHISAQVRHLCKVSPAGKWHMEDVHRAGGIPAILNEIQRATGMLHLERPTVAGVSMGDALRGAVIRDEKVIRPWEKAHSQDGGLAVLFGNLAPRGAVVKTGGVAPAMRRFSGPARIYESQDDALRGILAGEVQPGEVVVIRYEGPKGGPGMQEMLSPTSAIMGMGLGDKVALITDGRFSGGTRGACIGHVSPEAAAGGPIAALQPGDVVEIDLDARRLDVCLPQEEIERRLAALPPFQPRTTSRWLRRYQHFVTSADRGAVLEF is encoded by the coding sequence ATGCGCTCTAACCGAATCAAAACAGCCCTCGAATTTGCCCCCCACCGGGCTTTGCTGAAAGCCACGGGCGTCACCGATGCCGACCTGCACAAACCCTTCATTGCTGTGGTCAACTCGTATGTGGATATCGTCCCCGGACATGTGCACCTGCAAGCCTTCGGCAAGCGGATTAAGGACGCCATCCGCGCCGCAGGCGGTGTGCCATTCGAGTTCAATACCATCGCGGTGGACGACGGCATTGCCATGGGGCATGAGGGCATGAAATTCTCCCTGCCCTCGCGCGAGTTGATTGCCGACTCCATCGAGACGATGCTCTCCGCGCACCCCTTCGATGGCATGGTGTGTATTCCCAACTGCGACAAAATCGTTCCCGGCATGCTCATGGCGGCGGTGCGCCTGAACCTGCCGGCGATTTTTATCTCCGGCGGCTCCATGCCCGCTGGCCGCACCCCCGACGGGGAAGTGATTGATCTCATCTCGGTCTTTGAAGGGGTGGGAGCGGTGCAGGCAGGCAGGATGGACCGCCGCCGTCTGAAGGTGCTGGAAGATTACGCCTGTCCGTCCTGTGGTTCCTGCTCGGGCATGTTCACTGCTAATAGCATGAACTGCCTGATGGAAGCCCTGGGTATTGCCCTGCCCTACAACGGCTCGGCGCTTGCCAATACCCCCGAACGCGAAGCCCTGGCAGAGCGCGCCGCCCGCCTTATCTTGGATCTGGTGGAAAAAGACCTGCGCCCGCGCGACATTATCACGCAGGAAGCTCTGGACGATGCCTTTGCGCTGGATATGGCGATGGGCGGTTCGACCAACACCATCCTGCACGCTCTGGCGATTGCCCACGAGGCGGGGGTGGACTATTCTCTGGAGCGTATTAACCACATTTCGGCGCAGGTGCGCCATTTGTGCAAGGTCAGCCCGGCGGGCAAATGGCACATGGAGGATGTTCATCGAGCGGGAGGAATCCCCGCCATCCTTAACGAGATTCAGCGCGCAACCGGCATGTTGCATCTCGAACGCCCGACGGTGGCGGGCGTCTCGATGGGCGATGCCCTGCGCGGCGCGGTCATCCGCGATGAGAAAGTCATCCGTCCGTGGGAGAAAGCCCACTCGCAGGATGGCGGGCTGGCAGTCCTGTTCGGCAATCTGGCTCCACGCGGCGCGGTGGTGAAGACCGGCGGTGTGGCGCCTGCCATGCGGCGCTTCAGCGGACCGGCGCGCATTTACGAGTCGCAGGACGATGCCTTACGCGGCATTCTGGCAGGCGAGGTTCAGCCCGGCGAGGTGGTGGTGATTCGCTACGAAGGTCCGAAGGGCGGTCCGGGCATGCAGGAAATGCTCAGCCCTACCAGCGCCATCATGGGCATGGGGTTGGGTGACAAGGTAGCATTGATCACCGATGGACGTTTTTCCGGCGGGACGCGCGGCGCCTGCATTGGACACGTCTCGCCCGAAGCCGCCGCGGGCGGTCCCATTGCCGCCCTTCAACCCGGCGATGTAGTGGAGATTGACCTGGACGCGCGGCGCCTGGATGTGTGCCTGCCGCAGGAAGAAATCGAGCGGCGTCTGGCGGCGCTCCCGCCCTTCCAGCCGCGCACGACCAGCCGCTGGCTGCGCCGCTACCAGCATTTTGTCACCAGCGCTGACCGCGGTGCGGTGCTGGAGTTTTAG
- a CDS encoding 2-isopropylmalate synthase — MSQDYVRIFDTTLRDGEQSPGATLTSAEKLEVARGLARLGVDVIEAGFPAASPDDLEAVRRIAVEVGNPADGGHAPIICGLARATRSDIDKAWEAVRPARHPRIHTFLATSEIHMQYKLRMTRQQVLERVEEMVSYARSLCEDVEFSPEDAGRSDPAFLYEVLGVAIRAGATTLNIPDTVGYTTPDEFGALIAGILRHTPGIEHCIVSVHCHNDLGLATANTLAGLRAGARQAEVTINGIGERAGNTALEEVVMALHTRPNLYGLRTGIDTTQITRLSKLVSNYTGMPVQPNKAIVGANAFAHEAGIHQDGMLKHTLTYEIMRPETVGATQSKLVLGKHSGRHALKTRLASLGYALGEDEMDQVFERFKNLADRKKVITDADLEALVSDELYQPRELYALDGLQVACGTMGMPTATVRLRGPDGQLHVHAAVGTGPVDATYKAIDAIVGVPITLLEFVVHAVTEGIDALGEVTVRIQGEDGLSSVSAQREDDLPRTFGGYGADTDIVVASAKAYLAALNKLLVAMGTFGPAEKSAEHSLVQ; from the coding sequence ATGAGCCAAGATTACGTACGCATTTTTGATACCACCCTGCGCGACGGCGAGCAATCGCCGGGGGCAACCCTGACCAGCGCCGAAAAACTGGAAGTTGCCCGCGGGCTGGCACGCCTGGGCGTGGATGTCATTGAAGCCGGTTTTCCCGCCGCTTCGCCTGATGACCTGGAGGCTGTGCGCCGTATTGCCGTAGAGGTGGGCAACCCCGCCGACGGCGGGCACGCGCCTATCATCTGCGGTTTGGCGCGGGCTACCCGCAGTGATATTGACAAAGCCTGGGAAGCGGTGCGCCCAGCCAGGCATCCCCGCATTCACACCTTCCTGGCAACCTCGGAAATTCACATGCAGTACAAACTGCGCATGACCCGCCAGCAGGTGCTGGAGCGGGTGGAGGAGATGGTTTCGTACGCCCGCAGTCTCTGCGAGGATGTGGAATTCAGCCCTGAAGATGCCGGACGCAGTGATCCCGCCTTTCTCTACGAGGTGCTGGGCGTTGCCATCCGCGCCGGAGCAACCACGCTGAACATCCCCGACACGGTGGGCTACACCACTCCCGACGAGTTCGGTGCGCTGATTGCCGGCATCCTGCGCCACACCCCCGGCATTGAGCATTGCATCGTCTCGGTGCATTGCCACAACGACCTGGGATTAGCCACCGCCAACACGCTGGCGGGCTTGCGGGCGGGTGCGCGCCAGGCGGAGGTCACCATCAATGGCATTGGCGAGCGCGCCGGCAACACTGCCCTTGAAGAGGTAGTCATGGCACTGCACACCCGCCCCAACCTGTACGGCTTGCGCACCGGCATTGATACTACCCAGATCACCCGTTTGAGCAAACTGGTGAGCAACTACACCGGCATGCCCGTCCAGCCCAACAAAGCCATTGTGGGCGCTAACGCCTTTGCTCACGAAGCCGGCATCCATCAGGATGGCATGCTCAAACACACCCTTACCTACGAAATCATGCGTCCGGAGACGGTGGGCGCGACCCAGAGCAAACTGGTGCTGGGCAAGCACTCCGGACGCCATGCGCTGAAAACCCGCCTGGCTTCGCTGGGCTATGCCCTCGGCGAAGACGAAATGGATCAGGTCTTCGAGCGCTTCAAGAACCTGGCAGACCGCAAGAAGGTCATCACCGATGCCGATCTGGAAGCCCTGGTCTCCGATGAACTGTACCAGCCGCGCGAACTCTATGCGCTGGACGGCTTGCAGGTTGCCTGCGGCACGATGGGCATGCCGACCGCCACGGTGCGCCTGCGCGGGCCGGATGGACAGTTGCACGTCCATGCGGCGGTGGGAACCGGTCCGGTAGATGCCACCTACAAAGCCATTGATGCCATCGTCGGTGTGCCCATCACCCTGCTGGAGTTTGTCGTTCACGCCGTCACCGAGGGCATTGACGCACTGGGCGAGGTTACCGTGCGCATTCAGGGTGAGGATGGTTTGTCGTCGGTCAGTGCCCAGCGCGAGGATGACCTGCCGCGCACCTTCGGCGGCTATGGCGCCGATACCGATATTGTGGTCGCCAGTGCCAAAGCCTATCTGGCGGCGCTGAACAAACTGCTGGTAGCAATGGGTACTTTCGGCCCGGCAGAGAAATCTGCCGAGCATTCTCTCGTGCAATAA
- the leuD gene encoding 3-isopropylmalate dehydratase small subunit, whose amino-acid sequence MQSFTTLTSHVVVLPVNDVDTDQIIPARFLKTTDKNGLGANLFADWRYLPDGSPNPKFVLNRPESQGAQILLAGDNFGCGSSREHAPWALLGWGFRAVISTTIADIFRNNALKNGLLPVVVSPQAHARLMALYAAQPSLPLTIDLPSQTLRLADGSQESFPIDSFSKTCLLNGVDELGYLLSLEAEIARYEQSLPR is encoded by the coding sequence ATGCAGTCTTTCACTACTCTGACCTCTCATGTGGTGGTCCTGCCGGTCAACGACGTGGACACCGATCAAATCATCCCGGCGCGCTTTTTGAAGACCACCGATAAGAACGGCTTGGGGGCAAACCTCTTTGCCGACTGGCGTTACCTGCCAGATGGCTCGCCCAACCCCAAATTTGTCCTCAATCGCCCTGAATCGCAGGGGGCGCAGATTTTGCTGGCGGGGGATAACTTTGGCTGTGGCTCTTCGCGCGAGCATGCTCCCTGGGCGTTGCTGGGCTGGGGCTTCCGCGCGGTGATTTCCACTACCATTGCCGACATTTTCCGCAACAATGCCCTCAAAAACGGGCTTTTGCCGGTGGTGGTCAGCCCGCAGGCGCACGCCCGCCTGATGGCGTTGTATGCCGCTCAGCCATCCCTGCCATTGACCATTGACCTGCCTTCTCAAACCCTGCGGTTGGCGGACGGCTCGCAGGAATCTTTTCCCATCGACTCGTTCAGCAAGACCTGTCTGCTGAACGGTGTGGACGAACTGGGCTATCTACTCAGTCTGGAAGCCGAGATTGCCCGCTACGAACAATCCCTGCCCCGTTGA
- the ilvN gene encoding acetolactate synthase small subunit, with translation MRHTLVALVEDKPGVLNRVASLFRRRAFNIESLTVGHTEQPGLSRMTIVVDGDDIAIERLIAYLYKLVNVVHVEDLTHVPAVTRDLAMIKVAAPPETRTQVMQVVDVYRARIVDVTSQSLIIEVTGDEEKIESFVEVLRPLGILEMVRTGLLAMSRGGAPLYPPPNGNGNGHHAAASAD, from the coding sequence ATGCGTCACACTTTAGTTGCTTTGGTCGAAGATAAACCCGGCGTGCTCAACCGTGTGGCATCGCTGTTCCGCCGTCGGGCATTCAATATCGAGTCGCTCACGGTTGGGCATACCGAACAGCCCGGACTGTCGCGCATGACCATTGTGGTAGATGGGGATGACATCGCCATTGAGCGCCTGATCGCCTACCTGTACAAACTGGTCAATGTAGTGCATGTGGAAGACCTAACGCATGTGCCTGCCGTGACCCGCGACCTGGCGATGATCAAAGTTGCCGCGCCGCCCGAAACCCGTACTCAGGTGATGCAGGTGGTGGATGTGTACCGCGCCCGTATTGTGGACGTGACCAGCCAGTCGCTCATCATTGAGGTCACCGGCGATGAGGAGAAAATCGAGAGTTTTGTCGAGGTTCTGCGCCCGCTGGGCATCCTGGAGATGGTGCGCACGGGACTGCTGGCGATGTCGCGCGGGGGTGCTCCGCTGTACCCGCCCCCGAATGGCAATGGCAACGGGCATCATGCCGCCGCCTCGGCAGATTGA
- the ilvB gene encoding biosynthetic-type acetolactate synthase large subunit, whose product MMKRTGAQIVWETLMREGVEVVFGYPGGANLPIYDAMLDYPVRHVLVRHEQGAAHMADGYARASGKVGVAMATSGPGATNLVTGIATAMMDSSPVVFLTGQVVSKFIGYDAFQETDVTGITLPITKHNYLVTRVEELGDTLREAFYIARTGRPGPVLVDIAKDAQQNSTDWEYSDRPIQLRGYRPNRHPLSKQVEQALEMLSTARKPLILAGRGVLLSGAMRELREFAERAHVPVAVTLLGIGSFPASHPLSLGMMGMHGEAWVNQAIQESDLLLAFGMRFDDRVTGNLKTYAPNARKIHLDIDPAEINKNVRVDVGIVGDLRESLQTFLEHLPQMDHSDWVEHINTLKGESAVRDIQYLPPDGHLYAAHVIHDLWRYTGGNALVVTDVGQHQMWAAQYYRHDQPFQWITSGGLGTMGFGLPAAIGARIARPDAEVWAIVGDGGFQMTAAELSTAAQEGVKVNVAIINNGFLGMVRQWQEFFYDRRYAATPMRSPDFVKLAEAHGLTGLRVWRREEVFDAIQRARETDGTVVIDFRVEQEDSVYPMVPAGADLHNMIRRPVRNPLVETAQDEM is encoded by the coding sequence ATGATGAAACGTACAGGAGCGCAAATTGTTTGGGAAACCTTGATGCGTGAGGGGGTGGAGGTGGTGTTTGGCTATCCGGGGGGCGCCAACCTGCCCATTTACGATGCCATGCTGGATTATCCCGTTCGTCATGTGCTGGTACGCCACGAACAGGGCGCCGCGCACATGGCAGATGGCTACGCCCGCGCCAGCGGCAAGGTGGGGGTTGCCATGGCGACCTCTGGACCCGGCGCCACCAATCTGGTCACCGGCATTGCCACGGCGATGATGGACTCTTCGCCCGTGGTGTTCCTCACCGGACAGGTGGTCAGCAAGTTTATCGGCTACGATGCCTTTCAGGAAACCGATGTCACAGGCATCACCCTGCCGATTACCAAACACAATTATCTGGTAACTCGAGTGGAAGAACTGGGGGACACCCTGCGCGAAGCCTTTTACATTGCCCGCACCGGGCGCCCCGGGCCCGTGCTGGTGGACATTGCCAAAGATGCCCAGCAAAACAGCACCGATTGGGAGTACAGCGACCGTCCCATTCAACTGCGCGGTTACCGCCCCAATCGCCACCCCTTGAGCAAGCAGGTGGAGCAAGCCCTGGAGATGCTCTCCACGGCGCGCAAGCCGCTCATCCTTGCCGGGAGGGGTGTTTTGCTCTCCGGCGCCATGCGCGAACTGCGCGAGTTTGCCGAGCGCGCCCATGTTCCCGTGGCGGTGACTCTGCTGGGCATTGGCTCTTTCCCGGCATCGCATCCGCTCAGCTTGGGCATGATGGGCATGCACGGCGAGGCATGGGTCAATCAAGCCATTCAGGAGTCCGATTTACTGCTGGCGTTTGGCATGCGCTTTGACGACCGCGTAACCGGCAACCTGAAGACCTACGCGCCCAACGCCCGCAAGATTCACCTGGACATTGACCCCGCCGAAATTAATAAAAACGTGCGCGTGGATGTGGGCATTGTGGGCGACCTGCGCGAAAGTTTGCAGACCTTCCTGGAGCACCTGCCGCAGATGGATCATTCCGATTGGGTGGAACACATCAACACCCTCAAGGGTGAGTCGGCGGTGCGCGATATTCAGTACCTGCCCCCCGATGGTCACCTCTACGCCGCGCATGTCATCCACGACCTGTGGCGTTATACCGGCGGCAACGCGCTGGTGGTGACCGATGTGGGACAGCATCAAATGTGGGCGGCACAGTACTACCGCCACGATCAGCCTTTCCAGTGGATTACTTCGGGCGGCTTGGGGACGATGGGCTTTGGACTGCCCGCCGCCATCGGTGCCAGGATTGCCCGCCCAGATGCCGAGGTGTGGGCGATTGTCGGCGATGGCGGTTTCCAGATGACCGCTGCAGAACTCTCCACCGCCGCGCAGGAAGGCGTGAAGGTGAACGTTGCCATCATCAACAACGGTTTTCTGGGCATGGTGCGCCAGTGGCAGGAGTTCTTCTACGACCGCCGTTACGCTGCTACCCCCATGCGCAGTCCCGACTTTGTCAAACTGGCGGAGGCGCACGGCTTGACCGGTTTGCGCGTGTGGCGGCGTGAGGAGGTTTTTGACGCCATTCAGCGCGCCCGCGAGACCGATGGCACGGTGGTGATTGATTTCCGCGTGGAGCAGGAAGACAGTGTGTATCCCATGGTGCCGGCTGGCGCCGATTTGCACAACATGATTCGCCGACCGGTGCGCAACCCGCTGGTGGAAACCGCACAGGATGAGATGTAG
- the ilvC gene encoding ketol-acid reductoisomerase — translation MAKMDFAGVLEEVVTREEFPLSRAQEVLKDEVVAVLGYGVQGPAQALNMRDNGIKVIVGVTPGGRSWNKALQDGWVPGETLFSMEEAAERGTIVQYLVSDAAQKLTWERIRPCLKEGDALYFSHGFAVVYRDQTGVVPPPYVDVILVAPKGSGTSVRANFLAGSGINSSFAVEQDYTGRARERTLAVGIAIGSGYLFETTFQHEVYSDLTGERGVLMGALAGIMEAQYQTLRAHGHTPSEAFNETVEELTQSLIRLVAQNGMDWMYANCSTTAQRGALDWRHEFRDATLPVFERLYQSVASGAETRRVLEANSQPDYKEKLEAELREMRESEMWRAGALVRSLRPENWQK, via the coding sequence ATGGCAAAGATGGATTTTGCAGGTGTGCTGGAAGAAGTGGTTACCCGTGAGGAGTTCCCCCTCAGCCGGGCGCAGGAAGTCTTGAAAGATGAGGTGGTGGCAGTGCTGGGCTACGGCGTGCAGGGACCGGCGCAAGCCCTCAACATGCGCGACAACGGGATTAAAGTCATTGTGGGCGTTACCCCGGGTGGGCGCTCGTGGAATAAAGCCCTGCAGGACGGCTGGGTGCCGGGCGAGACGCTCTTCTCCATGGAAGAAGCCGCCGAACGCGGCACGATTGTCCAGTACCTGGTCTCAGATGCGGCGCAGAAACTTACCTGGGAGCGCATTCGCCCCTGTCTCAAGGAAGGCGATGCCCTGTATTTCTCGCACGGCTTTGCGGTGGTGTACCGCGATCAGACCGGGGTGGTACCTCCCCCCTACGTGGATGTCATTCTGGTTGCGCCCAAGGGTTCGGGCACCAGCGTGCGCGCCAACTTCCTCGCCGGTAGCGGCATCAACTCCAGTTTTGCCGTCGAGCAGGATTACACCGGGCGCGCCCGCGAACGCACCCTGGCGGTGGGGATTGCCATCGGTTCGGGGTATCTGTTCGAAACCACCTTCCAGCACGAAGTGTACTCCGACCTGACCGGCGAGCGCGGTGTGCTGATGGGTGCGCTGGCGGGCATCATGGAAGCCCAGTATCAGACCCTGCGCGCGCATGGACATACTCCATCGGAAGCCTTTAACGAGACCGTGGAAGAACTCACCCAGAGTTTGATTCGCCTGGTGGCGCAGAACGGCATGGACTGGATGTACGCCAACTGTTCCACGACCGCTCAGCGCGGGGCGCTGGACTGGCGTCACGAGTTCCGCGATGCCACCCTGCCGGTGTTTGAGCGTCTGTACCAGTCGGTGGCGTCCGGTGCGGAGACGCGCCGCGTGCTGGAAGCCAACAGTCAACCCGATTACAAGGAAAAACTGGAGGCTGAACTGCGCGAGATGCGCGAATCCGAGATGTGGCGGGCGGGGGCGCTGGTGCGCTCTCTGCGCCCGGAAAACTGGCAAAAGTAA
- the cimA gene encoding citramalate synthase has product MKIEVYDTTLRDGTQRTDISLSVNDKLNIARRLDMLGVDFIEGGWPGSNPKDAEFFARAAEMEWKHAQIAAFGATCAVEKTPEQDENILALLESRAPVCTVVGKSSVLHVHEVLRTTLENNLRIIEQSLAYLKAQGRRVIYDAEHFFDGYKEDPEYALQTLAAALRGGAETLVLCDTNGGSLPWEVGEIVRAVRVRFPHARLGIHAHNDGECAVANSLAAVREGCVQVQGTINGYGERCGNANLCSILPDLELKMGYTCLPQGHLAQLTDLSHYVAEVANLAPDEHLAYVGKAAFAHKGGIHVAAMRRTPRSYQHIDPALVGNTSQVVVSELSGRGNLLSKAEEYGIPLEEGVDVSGVLREVKALEAQGFSFEAADASVMLMLLRQKPDYQPPFTLVDFTAGVEHRQGRGIFAEATVKVRVGEQVIHTAAEGNGPVAALDAALRKALLPYYPAISAFHLSDYKVRILDGPNGTSATTRVLIETRNGHRSWGTVGASTNIIEASWRALADSIEYGIWVAEHQVEPAPALP; this is encoded by the coding sequence ATGAAAATCGAAGTGTACGACACTACCCTGCGCGATGGAACGCAACGAACCGACATCTCTTTATCGGTGAATGACAAACTGAACATTGCCCGCCGTCTGGACATGCTGGGCGTGGATTTCATCGAGGGCGGCTGGCCCGGCTCCAACCCCAAGGATGCCGAATTCTTTGCCCGTGCGGCAGAGATGGAGTGGAAACACGCGCAAATTGCCGCCTTTGGCGCGACCTGTGCGGTGGAGAAAACCCCCGAACAGGATGAGAACATCCTCGCCTTGCTGGAGTCGCGCGCGCCGGTGTGTACGGTGGTGGGTAAATCTTCGGTATTGCACGTCCATGAGGTCCTGCGCACCACGCTGGAGAACAATCTGCGCATCATCGAGCAGTCGCTGGCGTACCTGAAGGCGCAGGGACGGCGGGTGATTTACGATGCCGAACACTTCTTCGATGGCTACAAAGAAGACCCTGAATATGCCCTGCAGACGCTGGCGGCGGCATTGCGCGGCGGCGCCGAGACGCTGGTGCTGTGCGATACCAATGGCGGCAGTCTGCCCTGGGAGGTGGGTGAAATTGTGCGCGCGGTGCGGGTGCGTTTCCCACACGCCAGGCTGGGCATCCATGCTCACAACGACGGCGAGTGTGCGGTGGCAAACTCGCTGGCGGCGGTGCGCGAGGGCTGTGTGCAGGTGCAGGGGACGATAAACGGCTACGGGGAGCGCTGTGGCAATGCCAATCTGTGTTCCATCCTGCCCGATCTGGAACTGAAGATGGGCTATACCTGCCTGCCGCAGGGGCATCTGGCGCAGTTGACCGACCTTTCCCACTACGTGGCGGAGGTTGCCAACCTGGCGCCGGACGAGCATCTGGCATATGTGGGGAAAGCCGCCTTTGCCCACAAGGGGGGCATCCATGTGGCTGCCATGCGGCGCACGCCACGCTCGTACCAGCACATTGACCCGGCGCTCGTGGGCAATACCTCGCAGGTGGTGGTTTCAGAACTCTCCGGGCGGGGTAACCTGCTCAGCAAAGCTGAGGAATACGGCATCCCTCTGGAAGAAGGCGTGGATGTGAGTGGCGTTCTGCGCGAGGTCAAGGCGCTGGAAGCGCAGGGCTTTTCCTTTGAAGCCGCCGATGCCTCGGTGATGTTGATGCTGTTGCGTCAGAAGCCCGATTACCAGCCGCCGTTTACGCTGGTAGATTTCACCGCCGGGGTGGAACACCGTCAGGGGCGGGGCATCTTTGCCGAAGCCACGGTTAAGGTGCGTGTAGGCGAGCAGGTCATCCACACCGCCGCTGAGGGCAATGGTCCTGTCGCCGCGCTGGATGCTGCCCTGCGCAAAGCCCTCTTGCCTTATTACCCTGCCATCTCCGCTTTCCACCTCTCGGATTACAAGGTGCGCATCCTGGACGGTCCCAACGGCACTTCTGCCACCACCCGCGTGTTGATTGAGACGCGCAATGGGCATCGTTCCTGGGGCACGGTAGGCGCCAGCACCAATATCATCGAAGCCTCGTGGCGCGCGCTGGCAGATTCCATTGAATACGGCATCTGGGTTGCCGAACATCAGGTGGAGCCTGCGCCGGCACTTCCATAA
- the leuC gene encoding 3-isopropylmalate dehydratase large subunit, whose translation MNAPKTLFEKIWERHVVVEPPDSPAVLYIDLHLVHEVTSPQAFSGLRARGLRVRRPERTVATMDHGVPTLSQGGNGSGRLAFADELSRRQIQQLQDNCREFGIRLMDLESPNQGIVHVIGPDLGLTQPGMTIVCGDSHTATHGAFGALAFGIGTSEVEHVLATQCLLQRRPKTCAVRIEGRLNKGVTAKDVILALIAQIGTAGGTGYVFEYMGEAVRAMSMEERMTLCNMSIEGGARAGMVAPDDTTFEYLAGRPFAPQGEAWERAVAYWRTLPSDEGAVFDRTVTLDASQLEPMVTYGTNPGMGVPISGCIPTPDEMKDASQRAALEKALGYMDLRPGAPIQGQRVDVVFIGSCTNGRLADLRSAARLFKGRRVAPGVRVLVVPGSQQVKRAAEAEGLDRVFKEAGAEWREPGCSMCIAMNGDQLEPGQYAISTSNRNFEGRQGKGGRTFLASPLTAAASALTGVITDPRPLLS comes from the coding sequence ATGAACGCCCCCAAGACGTTGTTTGAGAAAATCTGGGAACGTCATGTGGTTGTCGAGCCGCCCGACTCTCCGGCGGTGCTGTACATTGACCTGCATCTGGTGCATGAAGTGACTTCGCCGCAGGCCTTCAGTGGATTGCGGGCGCGCGGGTTGCGGGTGCGCCGACCGGAGCGCACCGTCGCCACCATGGATCACGGTGTGCCTACGCTTTCGCAGGGTGGGAATGGCAGTGGGCGGCTCGCCTTTGCCGATGAACTGAGCCGCCGCCAGATTCAGCAGTTGCAGGACAACTGCCGCGAGTTTGGCATCCGTCTGATGGATCTGGAAAGCCCCAACCAGGGCATCGTGCATGTCATCGGTCCCGATTTGGGCTTGACCCAGCCGGGCATGACCATCGTCTGCGGCGACAGCCACACCGCCACACACGGCGCGTTTGGCGCGCTGGCGTTCGGCATCGGCACCAGCGAGGTGGAGCATGTGCTTGCCACGCAGTGCCTGCTTCAGCGCCGACCGAAAACCTGTGCCGTGCGCATCGAGGGGCGCCTGAACAAGGGCGTGACCGCCAAGGATGTCATCCTGGCGCTGATTGCCCAAATCGGCACGGCGGGCGGCACGGGCTACGTCTTTGAGTACATGGGCGAAGCCGTACGCGCCATGAGCATGGAAGAGCGCATGACCCTGTGCAACATGTCCATCGAGGGCGGTGCCCGCGCGGGCATGGTGGCTCCGGACGATACCACCTTTGAATATCTGGCAGGACGTCCCTTTGCGCCGCAGGGAGAAGCCTGGGAGCGCGCTGTGGCGTACTGGCGCACCCTGCCGAGCGATGAAGGGGCGGTCTTTGACCGCACGGTGACGCTGGATGCATCTCAACTCGAGCCGATGGTCACCTACGGCACCAATCCGGGCATGGGGGTGCCCATCAGCGGATGCATCCCCACGCCGGACGAGATGAAGGACGCCAGCCAGCGCGCCGCGCTGGAAAAAGCTCTGGGGTACATGGATTTGCGTCCCGGCGCCCCAATCCAGGGTCAGCGTGTGGATGTGGTCTTTATCGGTTCGTGCACCAACGGACGTCTTGCCGATTTGCGCAGTGCCGCGCGCTTGTTCAAAGGCAGGCGGGTTGCCCCCGGGGTGCGCGTGCTGGTGGTGCCGGGTTCGCAACAGGTCAAACGCGCCGCCGAAGCCGAAGGACTGGATCGGGTGTTCAAAGAAGCCGGCGCCGAGTGGCGCGAACCGGGGTGCTCGATGTGCATCGCCATGAACGGCGACCAACTGGAGCCAGGGCAGTATGCTATCAGCACCAGCAATCGCAATTTTGAGGGGCGTCAGGGCAAGGGCGGGCGCACCTTCCTTGCCAGCCCGCTGACCGCCGCTGCTTCGGCGCTCACCGGGGTCATCACCGACCCGCGCCCTCTGCTTTCCTGA